Below is a genomic region from Raphanus sativus cultivar WK10039 chromosome 4, ASM80110v3, whole genome shotgun sequence.
tggtttagggtataaagtttagggtttagagttgaggatttagggtttatagttgaggtttcagggtttagggtttaggatattgaatttagggtatatagtttagggtttagggtttagagttgaagatttagggtttagggtttagaattgggggtttaggatttagaattttggattaaaattttgaaaagcatataaaaacaaagatataagagtctttaacattttaataaataaggtatttttgaaaatatgtacttagtggtggtaaagatgaataatgctactttcaaagtggtatttttgaaaattcccctatAATAATCTTATGATTAaacttaaaaactaaaatatgtcatataaatgtataatatatctgaaataaatcaataatttgcCTAGACTCCGAATAATCCGCCTAATTGCTAGTCGTCCTGGCCTAGAACATTGCATGAAATGATTTCAAACctctagtatatattttaagaactCGATAGAAAGGGAGAGAGGGTATTACACTGGTTCCAAGCGTAAGGATTGTGGTAAAGAGTTTTGCCATCAGGGTTGATCCTAAAGGGACCAATCTCCTCAGCAGCGCCATAAGCTAAGGAGGAGCAGCCAGGGCCACCGTTGAGCCACAGAACTAGCGGTTTTGACTCTGGGTGTTGAGTTGACTCGGTGAGCCAGTAGAAGAGCGCTCTACCAGCTGACTCGTTGACCGTGACGTAACCGGAGAAGTGGGAGAAGGAGACATTGTTGGGCTCGCCGGGAAGACGCGAGATTCTGTCGTTTTCTTGGGCGTCTCTGCAAGAAGACGAGAAAGGGAGTAgaacgaggaggaggagggagacGACAAGGAGTCGTGGTGGTGGAGACATGGTGAAATGATTATGGTGAAGATCTCAATGTTTTCATTACCAAAAAATCATTTCTGAAGtagttggtggtggtggtccaGACAATCTCCAGACTCCAATAAGTGAGCGATAATAATGCGAGTCGTTATTTTTTAATGTTGCATTGTCCATGGCATCGAACACGTTACCTTGTTATTTTAGTAGAGTATAACTTAGCCACTAGACCATCAATAATAATCCGTATCGGCTCCAATTTAATATTTGACAAAATAGAAACAACTCTAAAAACCCTACAAGATTCATTTGAGAGAGAGACCTGAGAATCAATCGTGCAATCGAAAACGGCGATGGGAAGATCAGCTTTGATTCACTTAATCCGCTCTCAGTCTCGCcgtctctcttcctcctcctcattCACTTCAGGTTCTTCATCCACCCTAGCTTCATTTGAATCGAGAAAATGGCATTGAATCATTTTGAAGTCTTAGCAGTTGTTTAAGGCAGTACATAGTTTACTGACATTATGTAATCTTGCCCTAGTTCTGTCCCTCAAAAGTCAACACTGTTCATATGATCAGATCTTATCCACATATATTCTATAGTTTACTGACATTATGTCTGATTATTCAGTTGAGTTTCATGTTTTTGTTAGTTTGTTTGTTAGTGTTTGGATATAGTCACAGATTCATTAATCATCacaaatcttatatattttacagGATATGGCCGGTCAATAGCAGGGACATGGTtaccatcaccatcatcatcatcagtgaTCCCTAAGGTCAGATTCCCTGAGGCTCAAACTCTTTACCAGAGAAGCTGGGCATCATCATCTAGAGCAAACACTAGAGAGGAAGATAATGATGATGAGCACAAGATCAGCATCGGACCACAAGACAAGAAACAAGACAACGACGGAGGCGGTGTTGTTTACCACGGCCCAATCTCATCAACCATCAAAAAAGTGAAACTCCTCTCGCTCTCCACCTGCTGCCTCTCCGTCTCTCTCGGCCCAGTCATCACCTTCATGACTTCCCCCGGACTCAACGTGATCATGAAAGGCGCTGTTGCCTCCACCGTGATCTTCCTCAGCGCTTCCACCACCGCTGCTCTCCACTGGTTCGTCAGCCCTTACGTCCACAAGCTGAGGTGGCAGCCTGGTTCCGACACTTTCGAGGTGGAGATGATGACTTGGCTCGCGACGTTTGCGCCGAAGACGCTGAAGTTCTCGGACGTGCGTTATCCGGACACGCAGAGGCCGTTTGTGAGTTTTAAGGCGGATGGGGAGTACTACTTTGTGGATGCGGAGCGGTGTCCCAACAAGGCGTTGTTGGCTAGGCTTACTCCTCCCAAGGATGCTCATGACTCTGCTTTCAAGAACTTGTGATTCCAGATTCCATTTTTTCCTCTTCTTTATCATTCTCTGTCTTGGGTTTGTAACACTTTTGGATCTCCCTTGGACTACCGGAGAATGCAGATAATAAAAGAGTTTATAAAAGGATTAACACTTTTGGCACTGGCATTTTTCTTTCCAATTGTAAGGAAGTGAGTTCCTTATTGTAAGACCTTGAAGAGA
It encodes:
- the LOC108851484 gene encoding uncharacterized protein LOC108851484, which produces MGRSALIHLIRSQSRRLSSSSSFTSGYGRSIAGTWLPSPSSSSVIPKVRFPEAQTLYQRSWASSSRANTREEDNDDEHKISIGPQDKKQDNDGGGVVYHGPISSTIKKVKLLSLSTCCLSVSLGPVITFMTSPGLNVIMKGAVASTVIFLSASTTAALHWFVSPYVHKLRWQPGSDTFEVEMMTWLATFAPKTLKFSDVRYPDTQRPFVSFKADGEYYFVDAERCPNKALLARLTPPKDAHDSAFKNL